DNA sequence from the Candidatus Kaistella beijingensis genome:
CATCCCGGAAGTCTTCCCAATGCGAACATTACGGTGAACATTTCGGTTGGAATTCCTAATGCCCGGTAAATAATTCCTGAATAGAAATCTACGTTTGGATAGAGTTTTCTGCTTACGAAATAATCGTCTTCCAACGCTACTCTTTCCAACTGCATTGCGATGTCTAAAGCTTTATCTTCAATTCCAAGTGCATCCAAAATATCGTCTGCTGCTTTTTTGATGATTTTTGCTCTTGGATCGAAGTTTTTGTACACTCGGTGTCCGAATCCCATCAAACGGAAATTGTCGTCCTTATTTTTTGCTTTTTCTACATATTTTGCAACGTCGCCGCCATCTTGTTCGATCATTTCGAGCATTTCTATTACTGCCTGATTTGCACCACCGTGAAGTGGACCCCAAAGTGCAGAAATCCCCGCTGAAACTGAAGCGAACAAACCTGTGTGTGCAGAACCAACCATTCTTACGGTAGAAGTAGAACAGTTTTGCTCATGATCTGCGTGAAGCATTAATAATTTGTCTAGAGCGTCAACAACAACAGGATTCATCTCGAATTCTTCGTTTGGACGACGGAAACACATTTTGTAGAAATTCTCCACATAATTTAAGCTGTTGTCTCCGTGATTGATTGGGAATCCCATTTTTTTGCGGTAAGTCCATGCGCAAAGATGTGAGAACTTCGCAATTAACATTTCTGCGGCGTGATCTAAATCTTCTTTTGAATTGACGTTCACTGCTTTTGGATTAAAGGCAGTCAATGCAGAGGTCAAAGATGAAAGAACTCCCATTGGATGCGCCGAACGTGGGAAAACATCTATCAAACGCTTCATTTCGTCCGCAACGTAGTTGTAATTTTTAATTCCTTTGTCGAATTTATTGAACTGTTCCTGATTTGGCAATTCACCATGAAGCAAAAGATA
Encoded proteins:
- a CDS encoding citrate synthase, producing MSDNKVVLNYDGNSYEYPIVDSTLGDRGIDISKLRDQTGLITLDLGYKNTGATISEITYLDGDNGELYYRGYPIEQIAEDSNFTEVMYLLLHGELPNQEQFNKFDKGIKNYNYVADEMKRLIDVFPRSAHPMGVLSSLTSALTAFNPKAVNVNSKEDLDHAAEMLIAKFSHLCAWTYRKKMGFPINHGDNSLNYVENFYKMCFRRPNEEFEMNPVVVDALDKLLMLHADHEQNCSTSTVRMVGSAHTGLFASVSAGISALWGPLHGGANQAVIEMLEMIEQDGGDVAKYVEKAKNKDDNFRLMGFGHRVYKNFDPRAKIIKKAADDILDALGIEDKALDIAMQLERVALEDDYFVSRKLYPNVDFYSGIIYRALGIPTEMFTVMFALGRLPGWISQWKEMRLHNDPIGRPRQVYQGAQKREYVPMSAR